A single genomic interval of Chitinophaga sp. 180180018-3 harbors:
- a CDS encoding FecR domain-containing protein has translation MNPQMLQRYFDNTCTEEERRIIWLYLQQHSVDALEHLLDEGWNDSAPPMPARMAAELDERLSPFLVQRRPRRLFYRWMAAASVLLLAAGGLWLSRPVVKHKAPAPLTIREINNVTTIVKRLTLPDGSHIWLTPGARIQLNDSFNILNRRINLSGEAYFEVAPAAIPFTVDGGGLQTIVLGTHFNMEAWPGEHSTSVSLSAGKVAIKQADSTMVLQPGFRLIYRKEQRTFVTQHFSTDNETNWKRGVIVMDDIPLEAALHRLEARYHKKIIWPEGAFRHARFTATFEQTPLEVILHNMAFIHGFSFQAKGDTILIH, from the coding sequence ATGAATCCGCAAATGCTACAACGATATTTTGATAATACCTGTACCGAAGAAGAGCGCAGGATCATATGGCTGTATCTGCAACAACATAGCGTTGATGCGCTGGAGCACTTGCTTGATGAAGGCTGGAATGACAGCGCACCACCTATGCCCGCGCGGATGGCAGCCGAACTGGACGAGCGGTTGTCGCCATTCCTGGTACAGCGCCGCCCGCGCCGGTTATTTTATCGGTGGATGGCGGCTGCCTCTGTACTGCTGCTGGCTGCTGGCGGGCTGTGGCTTTCAAGACCGGTGGTAAAGCACAAGGCACCCGCTCCTCTTACTATCCGCGAGATCAACAACGTCACTACCATCGTAAAAAGACTTACCCTTCCCGATGGCAGCCATATCTGGCTTACGCCGGGTGCGCGCATACAGCTCAACGACAGCTTCAACATTCTCAACCGCCGGATCAATTTATCAGGAGAAGCTTATTTTGAAGTGGCGCCGGCGGCAATACCATTTACCGTTGATGGTGGCGGCTTACAGACCATTGTATTGGGCACGCATTTCAATATGGAGGCATGGCCGGGAGAGCACAGCACCAGCGTATCTCTGTCGGCCGGAAAGGTAGCCATAAAGCAAGCCGACAGCACCATGGTATTACAGCCGGGCTTCAGGCTTATCTACCGCAAGGAACAGCGAACCTTCGTTACACAGCATTTTTCCACAGACAATGAAACCAACTGGAAGCGCGGTGTTATCGTGATGGACGATATCCCGCTGGAAGCGGCACTTCACAGGCTGGAAGCCCGCTATCACAAAAAGATCATCTGGCCGGAGGGCGCTTTCCGCCATGCGCGCTTCACGGCCACCTTTGAGCAAACACCACTGGAGGTCATCTTACACAACATGGCCTTTATTCATGGTTTCAGCTTCCAGGCAAAAGGCGATACCATTCTGATTCACTAA
- a CDS encoding sigma-70 family RNA polymerase sigma factor, whose amino-acid sequence MSLAATYDKERAFTGLYQASRDRLYHYLRNYSHDDHLLQDLMQQCYLKIWERMEEVQDLEHALPLLKTIARNLLIDVIRRRMKEDTTWLETVKEEVEQLVTLPAESPRKPLQALDVAISQLPDNCRQVYIMHREEGLSYREISLRMSVSVSMVEKHMSKAIRLLKKDLITNGDLLLVVVAARLLC is encoded by the coding sequence ATGAGCCTCGCTGCTACGTATGATAAGGAAAGGGCGTTTACAGGCCTGTACCAGGCCTCGCGCGACAGGCTGTATCATTATCTGCGTAACTATTCACACGACGATCACCTGCTGCAGGATCTCATGCAGCAATGTTACCTGAAAATATGGGAGAGGATGGAAGAAGTGCAGGACCTGGAGCATGCACTCCCGCTGCTGAAAACGATCGCGCGCAACCTGCTGATAGATGTGATCCGTCGCCGCATGAAGGAAGATACTACCTGGCTCGAAACCGTGAAAGAAGAAGTGGAACAGCTGGTAACGTTGCCGGCAGAAAGCCCCCGGAAACCACTACAGGCACTGGATGTGGCCATCAGTCAGCTGCCGGACAACTGCCGGCAGGTTTATATTATGCACCGCGAAGAAGGCCTCTCTTACCGCGAAATATCTCTTCGTATGTCCGTTTCCGTTAGTATGGTAGAAAAACATATGAGTAAAGCTATACGTCTCCTGAAAAAAGACCTCATCACTAATGGCGATCTCCTGTTGGTAGTGGTGGCTGCCAGGTTGCTTTGCTGA
- a CDS encoding GNAT family N-acetyltransferase: protein MEIFISTPRLILRELIPSDAAGMFELDSDKDVHLYLGNQPLTHIDQSKEVIRLIRQQYEENGIGRWAVIEKSTNRFIGWAGLKLVTTPVNGHVNYYDLGYRFIKQYWGKGYATECTKALLEYGFIKLQQEVIYAMTDAENMASARVLEKNGFRQTGVFDDEGVPHKWFEISKATWQPPLPTGDRH, encoded by the coding sequence ATGGAGATATTTATATCAACGCCCCGGCTGATTTTGAGAGAGCTGATACCATCAGATGCCGCGGGAATGTTTGAACTGGATTCCGACAAAGACGTACACCTGTACCTGGGAAATCAACCACTGACACATATTGACCAGTCCAAAGAAGTGATCCGTCTTATCCGCCAGCAATATGAGGAAAATGGTATAGGAAGATGGGCAGTAATAGAGAAATCGACTAACAGGTTCATTGGCTGGGCTGGCCTTAAATTGGTTACCACACCTGTTAATGGTCATGTGAACTATTATGATCTTGGCTACCGGTTCATCAAACAGTACTGGGGTAAAGGCTATGCTACAGAATGCACCAAAGCCTTATTGGAATATGGTTTCATCAAATTACAACAGGAAGTTATCTATGCCATGACGGATGCTGAGAATATGGCTTCTGCACGGGTACTGGAAAAAAACGGATTCCGGCAAACGGGCGTTTTCGATGATGAAGGCGTACCTCATAAATGGTTTGAGATCAGCAAAGCAACCTGGCAGCCACCACTACCAACAGGAGATCGCCATTAG
- a CDS encoding helix-turn-helix domain-containing protein, with the protein MKYQEILPPAYLKNHVRYFWTLENNETDHEPRIFGPVADGCPGLIFQLSASCTFYQDDKQLPDLMVYGQSTRYTELSLTGTICTIGVCCYPNALRSVFGINANELTDGCMDLNLMSASGKYRLTEKLADALSLTEKIQVIAAFLFDEISKNSGASDEITQFALAQIMDSRGSISLKDLQQQLQLTERSFERRFKQGVGISPKLFSRICRFQYSLEQLKKNNYSKLSDIAFENDYADQSHYIRVFKEFAGFSPNQFQKKTSDGASNFLLMKK; encoded by the coding sequence ATGAAATATCAGGAAATTCTTCCACCGGCTTACCTGAAAAACCATGTTCGTTACTTCTGGACACTTGAGAATAACGAAACAGATCATGAGCCCAGGATATTCGGGCCTGTGGCCGACGGCTGTCCAGGACTGATCTTCCAATTATCGGCCAGTTGCACATTTTACCAGGATGATAAACAGTTACCCGATCTGATGGTATATGGCCAGTCGACCCGCTATACAGAACTGAGTTTGACCGGTACTATATGTACCATTGGTGTTTGCTGTTATCCTAACGCGCTCCGGTCAGTTTTTGGTATCAATGCCAATGAGCTGACAGATGGTTGTATGGACCTCAACCTGATGTCGGCCTCCGGTAAATACCGGCTGACAGAAAAACTGGCAGATGCACTTTCATTGACAGAAAAGATACAGGTGATAGCTGCTTTTCTTTTCGACGAGATCAGTAAAAACAGCGGTGCTTCAGATGAGATTACGCAATTTGCGCTGGCGCAGATAATGGATTCCAGGGGTAGTATTTCTCTGAAAGATCTTCAACAACAATTGCAACTGACTGAGCGGAGTTTTGAGCGGCGGTTTAAACAGGGCGTAGGCATCTCTCCGAAATTATTTTCCCGCATCTGCCGTTTTCAGTATTCACTTGAGCAACTGAAAAAGAATAACTACAGCAAACTTTCCGATATCGCTTTTGAAAACGATTATGCCGATCAATCCCACTACATCCGGGTATTCAAAGAATTTGCCGGATTCTCTCCCAACCAGTTTCAGAAGAAAACCAGCGATGGCGCCAGCAATTTCCTGCTGATGAAGAAATAA
- a CDS encoding S-adenosyl-l-methionine hydroxide adenosyltransferase family protein: MKKALQHMAVCLAVFFLTCTVTAQNKIVVYQSDFGLKDGAVSAMKGVAVSVSPDLKLYDLTHEIPAYNIWEAAYRLEQTVPYWPAGTVFVSVVDPGVGTSRKSVVLKTNSGHFIVTPDNGTLTLVAASQGIAEVREIDEAVNRRKNSQQSYTFHGRDVYSYTAARLAAGVISYEQVGRLLPREVVNISYQPATLNGYTLKGNIPALDVQYGNVWTNIPGELLNRLQPKYGDKFHVVFLNGNKKVYETDAPYSETFGAVEIGKPLAYLNSLMQLSFALNQGNFAAAHQIGSGGEWSVEVTLLR, from the coding sequence ATGAAGAAAGCGTTACAACATATGGCTGTTTGTCTGGCTGTTTTTTTCCTCACCTGCACGGTTACTGCACAAAACAAAATAGTAGTATACCAGTCTGATTTCGGGTTGAAAGACGGCGCCGTATCTGCCATGAAAGGAGTGGCTGTAAGCGTGTCGCCCGATCTGAAATTATATGATCTTACTCACGAAATACCTGCGTACAACATATGGGAAGCTGCCTACCGGCTGGAACAAACTGTTCCATACTGGCCCGCAGGAACGGTGTTCGTTTCTGTAGTAGATCCCGGAGTAGGAACCAGCCGGAAATCGGTAGTACTGAAAACCAACAGCGGGCATTTTATTGTTACGCCGGATAACGGTACACTTACCCTGGTGGCCGCTTCGCAGGGGATCGCAGAAGTGCGTGAAATAGATGAAGCGGTAAACCGCCGGAAAAACTCTCAGCAATCCTACACCTTTCATGGCCGGGATGTATACTCCTATACTGCCGCCCGGCTCGCTGCAGGCGTAATCAGTTACGAACAGGTAGGACGTTTGCTGCCCCGCGAAGTGGTTAATATTTCATATCAGCCTGCTACCCTGAACGGCTATACGCTGAAAGGAAATATTCCTGCACTTGATGTGCAGTATGGCAACGTGTGGACGAATATTCCGGGAGAGCTGCTAAACCGCCTGCAACCTAAGTATGGCGATAAATTCCACGTGGTATTTTTGAACGGAAATAAAAAGGTATATGAAACAGATGCTCCTTATAGTGAAACCTTCGGGGCAGTGGAGATAGGAAAACCGCTGGCTTATCTGAACAGTCTGATGCAGTTGTCGTTTGCCCTGAACCAGGGAAATTTCGCCGCCGCTCACCAAATTGGCAGCGGCGGCGAATGGAGCGTGGAAGTGACCCTCCTGCGCTGA
- a CDS encoding beta-galactosidase — translation MKKLSVAILMMLCAFQLKAQHTFQLGDSAFLLDGKPFQMISGEIHYQRVPRECWRDRLKMAKAMGLNTIGTYVFWNMHEPEKGHYDFTGNGDVAAFVKIAHEEGLWVILRPSPYACAEWEFGGYPYWLQNEKGLEVRSKEPQYLNAYRNYIRAVGRQLSGLQINHGGNILMVQIENEYGSYGSDKEYLEINRKMFVDAGFDGLLYTCDPAADVAKGHLPGLLPAVNGVDDPEKVKKLVNENHNGKGPYYIAEWYPAWFDSWGQKHHTVPYEQFLNRLDRVLAAGISINMYMYHGGTTRGYMNGANYNDQSPYEPQISSYDYDAPLDEAGNATPKFMHFREVIARHLPAGTKLPDVPAKKPSIQTPAITFTRSGSVFANLPQAVKSVAPLTFEDLHQAYGFVLYRTTVKGGYDALLKLKDLRDYGIVFVNGKRVAILDRRLKQDSVQLTLPAGTVTLDLLVENLGRINFGPYLLKNKKGITEAVLLNNKPVQGWQQFKLPFDKQPAVKTGQLTADAPVLKEGSFTLSTIGDTYLDMSKWGKGAVWINGHHLGRYWQVGPQQTLYVPAEWLHKGSNKITVLELIKPAVTTLQGIDHPILDQLQAQ, via the coding sequence ATGAAAAAACTAAGTGTCGCCATTCTGATGATGTTATGTGCCTTTCAGTTGAAGGCCCAGCATACATTCCAGCTGGGAGACTCCGCATTCCTGCTGGATGGGAAACCATTCCAGATGATATCCGGTGAAATACATTACCAGCGCGTGCCACGCGAATGCTGGCGCGACCGGCTGAAGATGGCCAAAGCGATGGGCCTGAACACAATAGGCACCTATGTATTCTGGAATATGCATGAGCCAGAGAAAGGACATTACGATTTTACCGGCAACGGAGATGTAGCTGCATTTGTAAAAATTGCACATGAAGAAGGGCTGTGGGTGATTTTGCGGCCTAGTCCGTATGCCTGTGCAGAATGGGAATTCGGAGGTTATCCTTACTGGTTGCAGAACGAAAAAGGACTGGAAGTAAGGAGTAAAGAACCTCAGTACCTGAATGCCTACCGGAATTATATCAGGGCAGTGGGCCGCCAGCTGTCAGGACTGCAAATCAACCATGGAGGGAATATACTCATGGTGCAAATTGAAAATGAGTATGGCTCTTATGGCAGCGATAAAGAATACCTGGAGATCAACCGCAAGATGTTTGTGGATGCAGGTTTCGATGGATTACTCTATACCTGTGATCCTGCAGCAGATGTAGCAAAAGGGCATCTACCCGGATTGCTGCCGGCAGTAAACGGGGTAGATGATCCGGAGAAGGTAAAAAAGCTGGTGAATGAAAATCACAACGGGAAAGGCCCTTACTATATAGCAGAATGGTATCCGGCCTGGTTCGACTCCTGGGGTCAGAAACACCACACTGTACCCTACGAGCAGTTTCTGAACAGACTGGACCGGGTGCTGGCAGCCGGCATTTCCATCAACATGTATATGTATCATGGTGGCACTACCCGCGGCTATATGAACGGCGCCAACTATAACGATCAGAGTCCGTATGAACCGCAAATCAGCAGCTACGACTATGATGCGCCACTGGATGAAGCAGGAAATGCCACTCCTAAGTTCATGCATTTCCGGGAAGTGATTGCCAGGCATCTGCCAGCAGGCACAAAGCTTCCGGATGTACCTGCAAAGAAACCGTCTATACAAACACCAGCCATCACTTTTACCCGCAGTGGCAGTGTATTCGCAAATTTACCACAGGCAGTAAAAAGCGTAGCGCCGTTGACGTTTGAAGACCTTCATCAGGCATATGGTTTTGTGTTATACCGAACTACAGTTAAGGGAGGATATGATGCGTTGCTCAAACTCAAAGACCTGAGGGACTACGGAATCGTTTTTGTAAACGGTAAGCGGGTAGCTATACTCGACAGGCGGTTGAAACAGGACAGCGTGCAATTGACATTGCCAGCCGGAACAGTAACGCTCGATCTGCTTGTCGAAAATCTGGGGCGCATTAACTTCGGCCCTTATCTTCTTAAAAACAAAAAAGGAATTACGGAAGCAGTACTGCTGAATAACAAGCCGGTACAGGGCTGGCAGCAATTCAAACTTCCATTCGACAAACAGCCTGCTGTGAAAACAGGGCAATTAACAGCAGATGCACCTGTATTGAAGGAAGGCAGCTTTACGCTTAGCACCATTGGCGATACTTACCTCGACATGAGTAAATGGGGGAAAGGTGCTGTCTGGATCAACGGCCATCATCTGGGCAGATACTGGCAGGTTGGGCCACAGCAAACGCTGTATGTGCCCGCCGAGTGGTTGCACAAAGGCAGCAACAAAATTACTGTGCTGGAACTGATAAAACCAGCTGTTACTACCCTGCAGGGCATCGATCATCCTATCCTGGATCAGCTGCAGGCACAATAA
- a CDS encoding glycoside hydrolase, with the protein MKKIICCLPLWLVLQKAASQSLEVNIDPGKTVQTIRNFAASDAWSCQFVGNWQDSKRNQMADWLFSTDTTVSGQPRGIGLSMWRFNIGAGSAEQGDSSGIRDEWRRAESFFSANQGYDWSKQAGQRWFLQAARERGVKQFLGFLNSPPVAFTSNGKAFANHGKCNLAPDRYQAAAEYVTAVVQGIRRTMGITFNFLSPVNEPQWDWSDGGQEGCPYDNDEIYGFTKAIAASFHKARLPTQLLLTEAGQLNYLYAPNGKPASGQQIETFFRKGNPDRIYKGIAAHSYFTTSPEDTAIAIRKRVAAALNGIEFWQSEYCILGDNAGEMNGAGVDLGMDAALYMARVIHTDLTVANASAWQWWLAVSPYNYKDGLIYVDKHKTDGEIHDTKMMWVLGNYSRFIRPGAKRVLVSEAGDTGKAIRISAFSNINHQICIVIINSGNSQATVDIHCKGMQKGNMRSYTTNSKGSLQPGFTSGTVAVIPPRAVVTLTGNIQ; encoded by the coding sequence ATGAAGAAGATCATTTGTTGCTTACCACTATGGCTGGTGCTGCAAAAGGCAGCCTCCCAGTCGCTGGAAGTAAATATAGACCCGGGGAAAACTGTACAAACCATTCGTAACTTCGCCGCCTCCGATGCATGGTCCTGCCAGTTTGTTGGCAACTGGCAGGACAGTAAGCGTAACCAGATGGCCGACTGGCTGTTCAGTACGGATACTACTGTCAGTGGGCAGCCCCGCGGAATAGGCTTATCGATGTGGCGGTTCAATATAGGCGCAGGAAGCGCTGAACAGGGCGACAGCAGCGGCATCCGCGACGAATGGCGGAGAGCGGAGTCGTTCTTCAGCGCCAATCAGGGCTATGACTGGAGCAAACAGGCCGGGCAACGATGGTTCCTGCAAGCCGCCAGAGAGCGGGGCGTGAAGCAGTTCCTGGGATTTCTGAACAGTCCGCCGGTGGCGTTTACCAGCAATGGTAAAGCCTTTGCTAATCATGGTAAATGCAACCTGGCGCCAGACCGGTACCAGGCTGCGGCTGAATATGTTACTGCAGTAGTACAGGGAATACGCCGTACTATGGGCATTACATTCAACTTTCTCAGCCCGGTGAACGAGCCACAGTGGGACTGGAGCGATGGCGGTCAGGAAGGATGCCCTTATGACAACGATGAAATCTATGGGTTCACCAAAGCTATTGCCGCATCTTTTCATAAAGCCAGGCTGCCAACACAGTTGCTGCTCACGGAAGCGGGGCAGCTGAACTACCTGTATGCTCCCAATGGCAAACCGGCCAGTGGACAACAGATTGAAACATTTTTCCGTAAGGGAAATCCTGATAGGATTTATAAAGGCATTGCAGCACACAGTTATTTCACCACATCGCCGGAAGATACGGCCATAGCTATACGAAAACGTGTAGCGGCGGCATTGAACGGCATTGAGTTCTGGCAATCGGAGTATTGCATACTTGGCGATAATGCGGGCGAAATGAATGGCGCCGGGGTAGATCTGGGAATGGATGCGGCCCTTTATATGGCGCGCGTGATACATACGGATCTTACAGTGGCCAATGCTTCGGCCTGGCAATGGTGGCTGGCAGTGTCGCCTTATAATTATAAAGACGGCCTGATTTACGTGGATAAGCATAAAACGGATGGTGAGATCCACGACACCAAAATGATGTGGGTGTTGGGTAACTACAGCCGGTTCATCCGGCCGGGAGCAAAACGGGTGTTGGTAAGTGAGGCAGGGGATACGGGGAAGGCTATACGCATTTCAGCATTCAGCAATATTAATCATCAGATTTGTATTGTGATCATCAACAGCGGAAACAGTCAGGCTACCGTTGACATTCATTGCAAGGGCATGCAGAAAGGTAATATGCGGAGCTATACCACCAACAGCAAAGGAAGCCTGCAGCCAGGCTTCACTTCCGGTACTGTGGCAGTTATTCCTCCGCGTGCCGTGGTAACCTTAACAGGAAATATTCAATAA
- a CDS encoding RagB/SusD family nutrient uptake outer membrane protein, translating to MKTSNIICSLALAAAGLISSCKKDYLNIVPTDRILGSAVLADSMLFQDYVINRYMSIRLQDKEGEGTNPGFGRGFEYGLWSSITDESIYNNDDNTWVIQQGQMAPENTGIAGTIWGRSYRSIRECNFGLNNIDSVTMSDGLRKKLRAELRFIRAYRYQDLIRNYGGIVLMGNKEYSLSDNLTNPDLFKRTSIKESIDYAVSELTAAAADLPLTNDGSWLLGRATKGAALALKARLQLYAASPLYNAGTWQDAADAAKAVMNLSQYSIDADYSKLFLNPNSNEIIFERVYAVGARHVCLEISNGPNGYNGWAGNTPLQNVVDAYEMKNGKPISDPASGYDPQNPYANRDARLYASILYNGATYRNSTVQIYTPGGKDSKDGPSNWNTTKTGYYLRKFLDEKNPIDNPWDVAGLQPWIYMRYAEVLLNYAEAENEAAGPDASVYAAINQIRQRASVQQPLLTPGLSQSQMRDAIRRERQVELAFEEHRFYDVRRWKIADVTENTPAYGIDVTVSSGVYKYTRKVALANRAFSAKHYWLPIPRAEIQASNNQLAQNPGY from the coding sequence ATGAAAACTAGCAATATAATATGCAGTCTTGCTCTGGCAGCAGCCGGATTGATATCCTCCTGCAAGAAAGACTATCTGAATATCGTGCCTACCGACCGTATCCTGGGCAGCGCCGTGCTGGCCGATTCCATGTTATTCCAGGATTATGTCATCAACCGGTATATGAGCATCCGGCTACAGGACAAGGAAGGAGAAGGTACCAATCCAGGTTTTGGCCGTGGCTTTGAATATGGCTTATGGAGCTCCATTACCGACGAGTCCATTTATAATAACGACGATAATACCTGGGTAATACAACAGGGACAAATGGCGCCGGAAAATACCGGGATCGCCGGTACCATCTGGGGCAGGAGCTACCGGAGCATCCGGGAATGTAACTTCGGGCTGAATAATATCGACAGTGTTACCATGAGCGACGGACTGCGGAAAAAACTGAGAGCAGAGTTACGTTTTATCCGGGCATATCGCTACCAGGATCTTATCCGCAACTACGGCGGGATAGTATTGATGGGTAATAAAGAGTACAGCCTGAGCGATAATCTCACCAATCCGGATCTGTTCAAACGGACCAGTATCAAGGAGTCCATCGACTATGCAGTATCTGAGCTGACTGCTGCTGCAGCGGATCTTCCGCTTACCAATGATGGCAGCTGGTTACTGGGACGTGCCACCAAAGGAGCGGCGCTGGCCCTGAAAGCCAGATTGCAGTTGTATGCAGCCAGTCCGCTCTACAATGCCGGCACCTGGCAGGATGCGGCAGATGCGGCAAAGGCAGTCATGAATCTTTCGCAATACAGCATTGATGCAGACTACTCAAAATTATTCCTGAACCCCAACAGCAACGAGATCATCTTCGAACGCGTTTACGCTGTTGGTGCCCGCCACGTATGTCTTGAAATATCCAACGGACCTAACGGCTACAATGGATGGGCAGGTAACACACCGTTGCAGAACGTAGTAGATGCATATGAAATGAAAAACGGCAAACCTATCTCTGATCCAGCTTCCGGCTACGATCCTCAAAACCCTTACGCCAACAGGGATGCCCGCTTATACGCCTCCATTTTATACAACGGCGCTACTTACCGGAATTCTACTGTACAGATATATACTCCAGGTGGTAAAGATAGTAAGGATGGGCCATCGAACTGGAACACTACCAAAACCGGTTACTACCTGCGCAAGTTCCTGGACGAGAAGAATCCCATCGACAATCCCTGGGATGTAGCAGGGCTGCAACCCTGGATCTATATGCGTTATGCAGAAGTGCTGCTGAACTATGCAGAAGCTGAGAACGAAGCCGCAGGTCCTGATGCCAGCGTATATGCCGCCATCAACCAGATCAGACAACGTGCCAGTGTACAACAACCGCTGCTCACTCCGGGCCTCAGCCAGAGCCAGATGCGGGATGCGATAAGAAGGGAGCGTCAGGTGGAACTCGCCTTTGAAGAACATCGCTTCTATGATGTACGCCGTTGGAAAATAGCCGATGTAACAGAAAACACACCTGCATACGGTATAGACGTTACCGTTAGTAGCGGAGTTTACAAGTATACACGAAAAGTAGCGCTGGCCAACCGTGCATTCAGTGCAAAGCATTACTGGCTGCCTATTCCGCGTGCTGAAATACAGGCATCCAATAACCAGCTGGCGCAGAATCCGGGCTATTAA